The genome window CGGCCGAAAATCAAAAGCCGATTACATCGCGGCGTTCAATTACTACCACTGTAACGGTGAAAAATAATGAGACGATCGCTCTGGGCGGACTGCTCAAAGAATCTCAAATCGAAAATCAATCCAAAATATTTCTTCTCAGTGAAATCCCGTTTTTGGGTTCACTGTTTACGCATAATACGAAAGAGATTAAGACTACCGACTTGTTGATTCTCCTGACACCGCGGATAATTGATTGATTAATCCCGAGATGGTGTTTGTAACATCCATCTGACGCTGTGCGAGAACATCAGAGCGATTCCGGGTATCAGGTAAACGATGTCTCGTAAAATTAAATAAAGACCGTGCGATTTCGCTTTGGAGCTGACGGTAAAACATCCGCACTCAAGATTTACGCCTCTAAAAATATTTATACTTATGGCAATCATAAACACAATCATCAGGATTATAAGATAATTGCGGCTTCCTTTGTAAAAGACACCTAAAATTAAAAATAATCCGGCCATAAACTCGCTCATCGGAAGGATTAAGGCGAATACATTCACCAGCGAACCCGGTAATAGATGATAATTGTATACGATGCGCGCGAATTGGTCGGGGCTGATAATTTTATCCAGCGAGGCGTAGATGAATATCCCGCCAAATAATAACCTGCATATCATCGTGACAAAATCATTGGAAAGGAATTTTCTCACTGGTTTTCCCCCTCGCTTGATTTTGCCTCTATGGGAAGATTATTGGTTTCCCACTCGCCCCAGCCGCCATAAAATATTTTGCTATTAACGAAATCTTCATCACGAAAATACCGTCCGAGGAATAATGATGATTCACATTCGGTGCCGCTGCAATAGATTACATAATGGGCGGTTTTATCCATTTCGGCGATGACCTGCTCCCAATGCTCGTCAAGATAATCAAACGGAATATTAATAGCCCTTTTGATATGGGCATATTCAAAATCTTCAGGATCGCGGGCGTCTATAAATATGTTATCCGTTGATTGGTATAAGGCAACGGCTTCATCCAGAGAAATAAATGGAGGATCGCCTTCTTCGGCCGACGGTGGAAGAATCATCTCGCCCGCCTCAGCCGTCCGGGACGGCCAATTGCCGATAAACGATATTCCATCATCGCGAATGCTATTGATACCAACCGCCAGAACTGCCGACAGCAGAAGTATAATCAATATTTGAATTATCCAATTTTTCATCATTGGTTCTTATACCTGACAGCGCTCAAATAGGTTCCTATCTAATACGCAACCACTTTTATATACATCTCGTAAGAATTGTTAAATAATTATTTTTCCTTTCGGGTCAGGAAAAAATAGCGTATCTTAAATTGATAAAAATGGAATAGATCTGAATTAACAATCAATAATCAAGGAGGTATTTTTGAATCTATCCAAAAAATTTATAATTTTCTTAATTGTGCTTTTTGCGGCATCGCCGATTCTGGCGGAATTTAAGTACGACGTAACCGAACACAAACTTGCCAACGGTCTAACCGTTCTGCTCTATGAGAATCATAACGCGCCGCTTATATCCACCTATACTTTCTTCAAAGTAGGATCGCGCAATGAACGGCCCGGCATCACGGGTATCAGCCACTTTTTTGAACATATGATGTTTAACGGAGCCAAACGATACGGACCCAAAATGTTTGATTTGACCCTGGAGCGAAATGGCGGGTATTCTAACGCGTATACTTCCAGAAATATGACAGCGTATTATCAAAACTTCTCGTCGGATATTCTGGAATTAGTCATTGATATGGAATCGGATCGGATGGCGAATCTTGCTTTCGAGCCGGAAATGCTCGCGTCCGAAATCGGAGTCGTCAAAGAAGAGCGCCGGGTCGGAATTGATAATAGCAACACCGGGTTGCTCTACGAAGAACTATACGCCACAGCATACAAGGCTCACTCTTATAGCTGGCCCGTTATAGGCTGGATGGAAGATCTCAACAGTATTACCAGGGAAGATTGCCTCTTATATCACAAGACGTATTATGCGCCTAATAATGCCGTAATGGTCATTACCGGAGATTTCGAAACTGCCAGGGCAATTAAATTACTTGAGGATTACTACAAAGATATCCCCTCCGGACCTCCGCCTCCGCCGGTAGTCAAGAATGAACCCGAACAGAGGGGGCCGCGCCGGGTAATTATCAATAATCCCGCGAGTCATTCGCATATAATGCTGGGTTATCACGTTGGTGATAAAGACAGTCCCGATCTTTATGCTATGGAAGTCCTGCAATCAGTCTTAACTGCCGGAGAATCGAGCCGAATGCAACAAGCTCTGTTAAACGATTTGGAATTGATAACCGGAATGTACGGCGGATTTGGATGGGGATACGATCCTTCCCTTTTCAATTTTTACTTCGCAGTATCACCAAGCAAGACATATCAGGAGGTTGAGAATGCTGTTGATTCGGTTCTTGCTGATTTTATAAAAAATGGCCCGACTAAAAAAGAGATGGAAAAAGCCAAGAATGCATTAACTGCCAATTTTTACAGGAATTATAAAACCAATAACGGCATTGCCCATGAAATTGGCTACTACCATAGTTTATATGGTGATTGGAAAACGATGTACGGTTTTGTCGATAAGATTAAGGCCGTCACGGCAGATGAAGTCAAAAACGCCGCTGCGAAGTATTTTACGAAAAATAATTCCACTCTTGCGGTCTTGATTCCGGAAGGAGGTGGACAATGAAAAAGTTATTTATTTGTTGTATTGCGGTTTTAATTCTTGGCGCACCTATCGCCGCCAAGATTAATCTTCCCGACGCGAAATCTATAAAGCTCGATAATGGCCTGCAAATTCTCGTTGTCGAACGACATGGTTTGCCGTTGTTTTCCCTGGATTTTGGATTTCGTTGCGGATCGATACACGATCCTGATAGCAAATTTGGGTTGGCAAATTTATGCAATGAAATGCTGATGCGCGGCACCCCTACCCGTACAGCCAAAGAATTAGCCGAAGAAATATCGTTTCGAGGCGGTTCTTTAAGCAATTATTGCGGGCGTGAAATGAGCGGATTTTCGGGTGAATTTTTATCCAAATACGGTGAATCGGCGATCGAAATTCTCGCCGATATCGTACTTAATTCGTCATTCACCGAAGATGAATTTACCAAAACAAAAACCCGCATTATTGCCAATCTTCAAAGCCGCCTGGAAAACGCGTCAAGAATGGCTACTGAGCATATCTTTAATTCCATTCTTGGTGAAAACCCCTTCTCCCATATCCCTTCGGGAAATCCGGAATCGATTTCGAGCATTAATCGGGAAGCTGCCCTGGATTTCTATGAGAATGCTTATACTCCCGATAATTGTCTGCTGGTAATATGCGGAGACATCAGTGCTGATATGGTCACACAATGGTGTCAAACGTATTTCGGTAATTGGAAAGGCAAAAGAAATCTTCCGAACGTCAAGGCTGATTTTCAAAAAACCGAAGGCGTCGAAATTATTCTTTACGACAAAGAAGATGCCAGCCAGACTCAGATAAGATTCGGCGCCAACGGTCCCGGTATGAGCGCCCCGGACCGCATTCCGTTTGAAGCCGCGCGGACAATCTTTGCCGGTTCTTTTACGTCCCGCCTGGTTGATGAAATTCGCGTAAAGCGAGGATTAACTTACGGCGTCAGCATGAGATCATCCAAGTTTTCAGGCGATGGAGTTTTGTACGTTTCGACCTTTACCAAAAACGTTTCCGTCGGTGAAGTCCTTGATATTATCTTAAATGAAACGCAGAAGATTCACACCATTCCCCTGACCGATGAGGAATTGACTGGAACAATCAAATATCGCAATGGCCTGTATCCTCTGAGTTTCGAGACCAATGAAGGTATCTCGGATAAATTTCTTAATCTATGGTTCTATAATCTTGACAAATCTTTCTACGAAGATTACCAGGAGTCTTTTAAAAAATTAACCAGTGAAACCTTAATGAAGGCCGCCAAAGATAACTTTCCGCTTATGCATTATAAACTGGTTCTTGTCGGGAAAGCTGAAGAAGTGCTATCGCAACTTGAAAAATACGGAAAAGTTGAAGTAATCCCTTTCTATCAATAATGAAATCAATCATAAGTAAAAGCCCCCGTTTTAAAAATACGAGGGCTTTTAAACATGCGCTTGACGCAGTTCACAAAAACCAATTTTCAAGTTTTACTTTTACAGCAACGAGAATCCCCCCTCATCCTGTAAGAAATCATTAGGCTATTTGCGGCGTTCCTAAAGCTCCAATGATGTCCCCTGCAACGGCCCCATTTGCCGCCCGGGCAACAATCCGATCTTGCCTTTGAGAATTCGATTGACTACGACAATAAATCTTTCCGAATTCAATGACTGTAAGCCGTAAGGATGCCACAAATCCTTTTCTCCTAATTTCGCGTACTTGATCGCCTTTTTTCTCTTCGGCATAACACCTCCCCTTGAGGTTCAATTGATTTAGAACGGCGGTATTACGTGGGGAGTAATCCTACAATGTTACCACCTCCAGCTAAATATTTTTTGGTGCTTTCTACGGTGTGAGGGATCCATCATTATAAAGTAATGAGATGGGTATTTCGCTTGCCTAAAAATAATCCTCTCATAAATAAGGAAATATACATACACCTAACCAACTAATAATTTTCTTATCTTGTTGATAGCACGGCGCTTATAAATACTTACAACCTGTTGTGTGATTCCCAGAATTACCGCTATTTCTCGCTGTTTTTTGCCAGCAATAGTCAACTTCATGACCTTTTTTTGTCTCGGACTAAGTGATCGTGATAAATGCCATCGAAATCTATTGCGAAATTTGTCGAACTTTTTATCTCGAATCTTGTCGGAATCAGTTTTGAAGTAGGCCGAAGACTCTGTTGGGAAGGATTCTATGAATAATTGGTCGACAATAATCTCAGCAAAATCAGATTCCCTTTTGCGGACCATAATTCAATCCCATTACGCCTGTGGCGATTCGGACTTTTCAACAGCTTCAATTATATTTTATGGCGATGCCGTTTAGCTGTTTTGTTGTGAGATCAAAATATTTTTTTATTTTGTTTTTTATTTCTTTTATCGATACGGTTTTTTCATAATCGGATAAATCCGCGGGAAGATTAGCAAGTTCACCCTTATAGTATTTATCGGCCAGGTTTAATTTCAGGTCGGAGTAATCATTTTTGACGTTTTGTAATTCATTGCTGGATATATCTAATTTGGCGTTCAGATCATTAAATGAATTTTCAAGAGAATCTATTGTGTGATTTAGCAGGGCAATTTGCTCGTCGGCACCGGAGTTATCGCTGATCGTTTCCGGGGAATCGGATATATCGGCATAAATTGAATCGATCAGATACTGCCTCAGAGAATCAGTCATGGATAAGACATCATCTTTGCTGATATAATTCTCATCCGGAGCCGTATAATTTATTCTCTGTTTTTCCTGACTTGAATAAATCACCTTGATATAAGCGATACTCACTAAAACCAACACCAGTATAATGGCGATAATATATTTCTTCATATCATTAACCTCCGGCAAAAAAATATAGATTTGAATATTTTAAGTCAAGATTAGATTTTCAGGTTGATTTAACGTTTTAATGATATTATTGCGTTTGACGATTTAATTATACTCTACTTCTTTTTCAATTTGCTTCAACGAAATATGCTCTTTGCGCAAATAATAAAAACCCACTAATGTAACGACCAGATACTGAGCGGCATGCATAACAATAGAGCAGGATAACGCCGTCGATTGGTCAACATTGTAAAATCCTAATGACAACACCGCCCCATAATGATAAACGCCGATAAATCCCGGAGACGCCGGTACCATTATGAGAATGGATACGACCACTAAAATCACAAATGACGCGGCCAGCGGCAGTTTTAACCCAAATGCAAGCAGAATAAAGTAATTTGAAATCCCCATTATCATCCAGATCATGAAAGT of Candidatus Zixiibacteriota bacterium contains these proteins:
- a CDS encoding rhodanese-like domain-containing protein, coding for MMKNWIIQILIILLLSAVLAVGINSIRDDGISFIGNWPSRTAEAGEMILPPSAEEGDPPFISLDEAVALYQSTDNIFIDARDPEDFEYAHIKRAINIPFDYLDEHWEQVIAEMDKTAHYVIYCSGTECESSLFLGRYFRDEDFVNSKIFYGGWGEWETNNLPIEAKSSEGENQ
- a CDS encoding MauE/DoxX family redox-associated membrane protein; its protein translation is MRKFLSNDFVTMICRLLFGGIFIYASLDKIISPDQFARIVYNYHLLPGSLVNVFALILPMSEFMAGLFLILGVFYKGSRNYLIILMIVFMIAISINIFRGVNLECGCFTVSSKAKSHGLYLILRDIVYLIPGIALMFSHSVRWMLQTPSRD
- a CDS encoding pitrilysin family protein translates to MNLSKKFIIFLIVLFAASPILAEFKYDVTEHKLANGLTVLLYENHNAPLISTYTFFKVGSRNERPGITGISHFFEHMMFNGAKRYGPKMFDLTLERNGGYSNAYTSRNMTAYYQNFSSDILELVIDMESDRMANLAFEPEMLASEIGVVKEERRVGIDNSNTGLLYEELYATAYKAHSYSWPVIGWMEDLNSITREDCLLYHKTYYAPNNAVMVITGDFETARAIKLLEDYYKDIPSGPPPPPVVKNEPEQRGPRRVIINNPASHSHIMLGYHVGDKDSPDLYAMEVLQSVLTAGESSRMQQALLNDLELITGMYGGFGWGYDPSLFNFYFAVSPSKTYQEVENAVDSVLADFIKNGPTKKEMEKAKNALTANFYRNYKTNNGIAHEIGYYHSLYGDWKTMYGFVDKIKAVTADEVKNAAAKYFTKNNSTLAVLIPEGGGQ
- a CDS encoding pitrilysin family protein, with translation MKKLFICCIAVLILGAPIAAKINLPDAKSIKLDNGLQILVVERHGLPLFSLDFGFRCGSIHDPDSKFGLANLCNEMLMRGTPTRTAKELAEEISFRGGSLSNYCGREMSGFSGEFLSKYGESAIEILADIVLNSSFTEDEFTKTKTRIIANLQSRLENASRMATEHIFNSILGENPFSHIPSGNPESISSINREAALDFYENAYTPDNCLLVICGDISADMVTQWCQTYFGNWKGKRNLPNVKADFQKTEGVEIILYDKEDASQTQIRFGANGPGMSAPDRIPFEAARTIFAGSFTSRLVDEIRVKRGLTYGVSMRSSKFSGDGVLYVSTFTKNVSVGEVLDIILNETQKIHTIPLTDEELTGTIKYRNGLYPLSFETNEGISDKFLNLWFYNLDKSFYEDYQESFKKLTSETLMKAAKDNFPLMHYKLVLVGKAEEVLSQLEKYGKVEVIPFYQ